ATTTAAATCATTAAATGAGAAAGCGTATTTTTCACTTGTATAGATCTTTCCATCTTCCCCTATTCTTTGCTGTGCTACATGTGCGACAAAGCTTTGTCCCACTTTTTCTATGTCGATATATCCTAAGAAACTTCGGAACTTCCATTTTTGATTGACGAAATAGGTTGATTTGCCACCGCTTCTAATATTGACCTCGACTTCGACTTCTGAGGAAGCATGCCTCACTAGTGCCACAAGCTTTCCAATCGGTTGCCCGGATGTATTGAGCAGATAAGCTTCGCATCTTGTGAGTTGCCCATGATTTGAACTCACATTGAAATAAACACGAAAATAATAATCGGATAGCACCGACCCGATGGATTGCATGACAGCCGGACCATGCCATGCAATCCCCGTTCCATAATCAGTTGCGACGAAATCACCATTTTGGACGGTCATTGTTCCTGTCTTTATGCCGCCATCTGGAACATATGAGGCAGATGCCCACCCGGTCATGGTTGGAGTAGATTCCCACACTTTTTGATATTTATCATACGGTGTATCTTCTGTTGATTCGGACGTACCTACACGCATGTAATCATTCTCACCAGCGATATCCAAATAGGTTACTTTGTCTTTAAGAGTAACTTCAAATGTTGGTGGTGTCGCTGCAGCTCCGGAATTTTTAAGTACGATTCCACTTTGTAATGTCTCCTGATTATAGTAGCCAACCGCTTCTGTTGCTCTGTACTTGTAGGGATCAGGGCAAACAAAATTCAGTTCTGCTTGATAAGTACCTTTATTTTCATATCCTTCAGATACATTTTGAAAAATTGCATAATAGATCCGATCTGGCTCGTCTGAAAAAATAAGAGGAGCTGGCTCCTCTGTGTGTAAAATTACGTTCAGTTCTTCTAGTTTTTTTCGTAGTTCAAATTCATCTGCAAAACTAAAAAAACAATCAATATTGATCGGACGTACAGGAGTGTTTGTTTTCCTTAGATATCCCCCAGCTCGTCCAGGAACAGAAAGCATATCAATTTCACGGCCAAATATACCTCTTCCACTGTCTGTTTTCACATAAAAATATTGTGTGATCTCAATATCGTTAAACCATACTTTAAACGTATTAGGTAACATTTCTTGTGTGATCATCTAAATGTTACCCTCCTTTGTTCGTCAACATTTTGAAATTCTGTTACGTGATTCTTAACGCCTCGGCCTACTTCTCTTCCATCCATTTCAACAATGATCGGTTGGTCAGGAAGTTCAAATTTTTCTACCTCTGCATTGATATCATTACTGATTTTTCCTAAATCACCGCTGTTTAGTTGTGAATTAATTGATGTATCATAGGCAAATTGAGTGCGTTGAGGTTCGATCATAACGGCCTGTGCCATTTTATTCGCGGTTTTAGTAACAGGATTCATCATGTAGTTGAGACCCTTTATTGCTCCTTTTCCGACCATTTTCATAGCCCAAATTGTGAATTTTGAAGGAGAATGGATGTCTAGAGCTCCTGTTATAGCGTTTTTAATTCCTCCAGCGATACCCTGTGCTTTTTGCCAAACAGAATTGGCCATGCTTCCTATACCTTTAATTAAGCCGTTGATAATGTCCTTACCAATCTGCACA
This window of the Bacillus gobiensis genome carries:
- a CDS encoding distal tail protein Dit, with the protein product MITQEMLPNTFKVWFNDIEITQYFYVKTDSGRGIFGREIDMLSVPGRAGGYLRKTNTPVRPINIDCFFSFADEFELRKKLEELNVILHTEEPAPLIFSDEPDRIYYAIFQNVSEGYENKGTYQAELNFVCPDPYKYRATEAVGYYNQETLQSGIVLKNSGAAATPPTFEVTLKDKVTYLDIAGENDYMRVGTSESTEDTPYDKYQKVWESTPTMTGWASASYVPDGGIKTGTMTVQNGDFVATDYGTGIAWHGPAVMQSIGSVLSDYYFRVYFNVSSNHGQLTRCEAYLLNTSGQPIGKLVALVRHASSEVEVEVNIRSGGKSTYFVNQKWKFRSFLGYIDIEKVGQSFVAHVAQQRIGEDGKIYTSEKYAFSFNDLNNEFQEDLAAVGLHIGANNTNTPGIARFRGAEVSTVNQQENGVEYIGGAGDTFTFDHKASRIYKNGELFMRKDFGARFFELAKGMNTLIFNPTEAIDHVKVRWRDRFK